A single window of Acidobacteriota bacterium DNA harbors:
- the cysT gene encoding sulfate ABC transporter permease subunit CysT yields the protein MKAASSIRSSLRGSRSALPGLGLTLGYTLLYLGVVVLVPLAALVLRAADLSWSQYWATVTTPRALASYRLTLGASLTAAGLNGVFGLLVAWVLVRYRFPGRRLVDAIVDLPFALPTAVAGIALTAVYAPNGWIGSFLHSWGVPIAYTPAGVVVALTFVGLPFVVRTVQPVLEDLDPEVEEAARSLGATPFQTTARIIIPTVLPALATGTALAFARALGEYGSIVFISGNLPMRTEMTTVLIMARLEQFDYAGATALASVMLGMSFALLLGINLMQWMVRRRMA from the coding sequence ATGAAGGCGGCATCTTCGATCAGATCGTCGTTGCGCGGTAGCCGCTCGGCGCTGCCCGGGCTCGGTCTCACGCTGGGCTACACGCTGCTGTACCTCGGCGTGGTGGTCCTGGTCCCGCTGGCCGCGCTCGTGCTGCGTGCGGCCGACCTCTCCTGGTCCCAGTACTGGGCGACGGTGACCACGCCGCGCGCGCTGGCCAGCTATCGACTCACGCTCGGCGCGTCGCTGACAGCGGCGGGGTTGAACGGCGTGTTCGGCCTGCTGGTCGCATGGGTGCTCGTGCGCTACCGGTTTCCGGGGCGCCGGCTGGTTGACGCCATCGTCGATCTGCCATTCGCGCTCCCGACGGCGGTTGCTGGCATCGCTCTCACAGCGGTCTATGCGCCCAATGGCTGGATTGGCAGCTTTCTTCACTCGTGGGGCGTCCCCATCGCCTACACCCCTGCCGGCGTCGTCGTGGCCCTCACCTTCGTCGGTCTGCCGTTTGTCGTGCGCACCGTGCAGCCCGTGCTCGAAGACCTCGATCCCGAAGTTGAGGAAGCCGCCCGGTCCCTGGGCGCCACGCCGTTCCAGACGACGGCACGCATCATCATCCCGACGGTGTTGCCGGCCCTGGCAACGGGCACAGCGCTGGCGTTTGCGCGCGCGCTCGGCGAGTACGGTTCCATCGTCTTCATCTCAGGCAACCTGCCAATGCGGACCGAGATGACGACGGTGCTCATCATGGCCAGACTCGAGCAGTTCGACTACGCCGGCGCCACGGCGCTGGCGAGTGTCATGCTCGGCATGTCGTTCGCCCTGCTGCTCGGCATCAACCTGATGCAGTGGATGGTGCGGCGGAGGATGGCATGA
- a CDS encoding sulfate ABC transporter substrate-binding protein — MRARLVAALSAVLLSASGAAAQVTLLNVSYDPTREFYQEVNTAFARGWQAKTGTRVTIAQSHGGSGKQARAVIDGLEADVLTLALAYDINAISRQAGLLPPTWQTRLPNNSCPYTSTIVFLVRAGNPKRIKDWDDLVKPGVSVITPNPKTSGAARWSYLAAWAFARKRFGDELHARDFVAALFRNVPVLDSGARGSTTTFALRGIGDVLLSWENEAFLAQEKLGRTRFEIITPSTSMLAEPPVAIVDKVVDRRGTRIIAQAYLEFLYSPKGQEIAARHFYRPRAADVMARLGARFPTLTLVSIADAMFGGWDAAQKRHFDEGGIFDQIVVAR, encoded by the coding sequence CACATTGCTCAACGTCTCGTACGATCCGACGCGCGAGTTCTACCAGGAAGTGAACACGGCCTTCGCCAGAGGCTGGCAGGCGAAAACCGGTACCCGGGTGACCATCGCCCAGTCGCACGGCGGGTCGGGCAAGCAGGCCCGGGCTGTGATTGACGGCCTCGAGGCCGACGTCCTGACGCTTGCGCTCGCCTACGACATCAATGCCATCAGTCGCCAGGCCGGCCTGCTGCCGCCCACCTGGCAGACCCGGCTGCCAAACAACAGTTGCCCGTACACCTCCACGATCGTGTTCCTCGTGCGCGCCGGCAACCCGAAGCGCATCAAGGACTGGGACGACCTGGTCAAACCGGGCGTCTCCGTCATCACGCCCAACCCGAAGACGTCCGGCGCGGCCCGCTGGAGCTACCTGGCCGCATGGGCATTTGCGAGGAAGCGCTTCGGCGACGAGCTGCATGCGCGGGACTTTGTCGCGGCGCTCTTCAGGAATGTGCCGGTGCTCGACTCGGGCGCCCGCGGCTCGACCACGACTTTCGCCCTGCGCGGCATCGGCGACGTGCTGCTCTCGTGGGAGAACGAGGCGTTTCTCGCCCAGGAGAAGCTCGGGCGCACCCGCTTCGAGATCATCACCCCCTCGACGAGCATGCTGGCGGAACCGCCCGTCGCCATTGTCGACAAGGTCGTCGATCGACGCGGCACTCGCATCATTGCCCAGGCGTACCTTGAGTTCCTGTATTCGCCGAAGGGCCAGGAAATCGCCGCCCGGCATTTCTACCGGCCGCGCGCGGCTGACGTGATGGCGAGGCTTGGCGCGCGGTTCCCGACACTCACGCTGGTCAGCATCGCGGACGCGATGTTCGGCGGCTGGGACGCGGCGCAGAAGAGGCATTTCGATGAAGGCGGCATCTTCGATCAGATCGTCGTTGCGCGGTAG
- the cysW gene encoding sulfate ABC transporter permease subunit CysW: MTRGGGGKAVQWLLIAVALAFLAAFLVVPLVSVLTQAFEQGWRVYWASITEPDAQSAIRLTLLIALIVVPLNTVFGVAAAWAIAKFTFPGRTILITLIDLPFAVSPVISGLVFVLLFGAKGVFGPWLSAHGVRIIFAFPGLVLATLFVTVPFVARELIPLMQEQGTEVEEAAIALGASGWQTFWRVTLPNIKWGLLYGVILLNARAIGEFGAVSVVSGHIRGETNTLPLHVEILFNEYNFTAAFAVASLLTLMAIVALAAKSVVAWRTDRTLVPSAAPQAGLTDLQS; this comes from the coding sequence ATGACGCGGGGCGGCGGCGGAAAGGCAGTCCAGTGGCTGCTGATCGCGGTGGCGCTCGCCTTCCTCGCGGCGTTTCTCGTGGTGCCGCTCGTGTCCGTGCTGACGCAGGCGTTCGAGCAGGGGTGGCGCGTCTACTGGGCCTCTATCACCGAACCTGACGCACAGAGCGCCATCCGCCTGACTCTTCTCATCGCGCTGATCGTCGTGCCGCTCAACACCGTGTTCGGCGTCGCCGCCGCGTGGGCCATCGCGAAGTTCACCTTTCCAGGCCGCACGATCCTGATCACGTTGATCGATCTGCCGTTCGCGGTCTCCCCCGTGATCTCCGGCCTCGTCTTCGTGCTGCTGTTCGGGGCGAAGGGCGTCTTCGGGCCATGGCTGTCGGCGCACGGGGTCAGAATCATCTTCGCGTTTCCCGGGCTGGTCCTGGCGACGTTGTTCGTCACGGTCCCCTTCGTCGCGCGGGAACTCATCCCGTTGATGCAGGAGCAAGGCACGGAGGTGGAGGAAGCGGCCATCGCGCTCGGCGCATCCGGGTGGCAGACGTTCTGGCGCGTCACGCTTCCGAACATCAAGTGGGGCCTGCTGTATGGCGTCATCCTCCTGAACGCCCGGGCCATCGGCGAATTCGGTGCCGTGTCGGTGGTGTCCGGCCACATTCGCGGCGAGACCAACACGCTGCCGCTGCACGTCGAGATCCTGTTCAACGAGTACAACTTCACCGCAGCGTTTGCCGTCGCGTCGCTGCTGACGCTGATGGCGATCGTCGCCTTGGCCGCCAAGTCGGTGGTCGCGTGGCGGACCGACCGAACACTGGTCCCCTCAGCCGCACCGCAGGCCGGTCTCACGGACCTTCAGTCATGA